CGGGTGGACCACGGTCGCGCGGCGTGGCTCGGTCGAGCTCAAGCCCGCGGCGCCGGCGAAGAAGCTCGAGACGGTCGACTGAGCATAGAAAAAGGCCCGCCGCTCGGGGGAGCGACGGGCCCATTTTCTGGTCGAAGCGTCGAGGCTTAGTCGAACAGCTTGGCGAAGGCGCGCTTGGCGCGGGTCTTCCAGTGGCCGCGATGGTAGGCGTCGGAGGCCAGCAGCGGCAGCACGCTGGTCGCCTCGGCGAACACCATCTGCTCGAGCGCGGTCGAGACCTTGCCCCAGCTCGCCGCCTCCTGGAGGGTCGAGGAGGAGCAGGCGCCGTCGCGGACGTCGGCGACGGTGATCTGCACGGCGTATTTGTGCACCTCGACATCGTCGTGGCCGAGGATCTCGGCGCAGACCACGGTGTCTTGGGTAAAGTTCTTGGGCACGCCGCCGCCGATCATCAGCAGGCCGGTGGTCCCCGCCTTGATCTTGATGTCGGTCAGCTCACGGAAGTCGGCGATGGCGTCGAGCACCATGTAGGGCTTGCCTTCCTTCATCCGGTCGACCTGGTGCTTGACGAGGCCGAAGCCCGCCGAGCTGTCGACGAATGCCGGGCAGAAGATCGGCACGTCATGCTCGTAGGCGAGCTGGACGAGGCTGCCCTGCTTCTTGGCGTTGCCCTCGCTCAGCCACTTGCCCATCTCGCGGATGAAGGCGCGGCTGGAGTAGGGCTTGGGGTCGAGGGCATCGGCGATGCGGCCGATGGTGAAGTCGCAGTCCTGCAGCTGCGTCTCGTCGATATAGGTGTCGTAAATGCGGTCGATGTAGAGCGAGCGCAGCGTGTCATCGTCAGGGATTTCAAGCGCTTGATAGTGCTTGTGGCCAAGCGCTTCGAAGAAATCCATGTCGACGATCGAGGCGCCGGTGGCGACGATCGCGTCGACCATATTCGAGCGGACCAGCTCGGCATAGAGGTCCATGCAGCCACCGGCCGAGGTCGAGCCGGCGATCACCAGGATGACCGAGCAGTCTGGATCGGCCAGCATCTGGTTGTAGATGCCGGTCGCGCGCGACAGGTCGCGGCTGGTGAAGCTCATCTTGCCCATCGCGTCGACGATCGGGCGGGCGTCGAACTTGGTGATGTCGATATGCTCGACGGTCGACGACAGCAGCTCCGCCTTGCGGGTGTCGTTGATCTTGGTCTCGGTGTTCATGGGTTTTCTTCCATCCTGCTTTGGACAAGATGCTCGTCATTCATACGCCGTCACCCCGGGCTCGACCCGGGGTCCACCTGTCCTTCGAGCGAGCAAGAAGAAGGTGGATGCCGGATCAAGTCCGGCATGACGGTAATGGTTGCGCCTGGACGCTTAGCGGTGACGAATTACAGCGTCACGACGTTGGAGCGCTGATCCTCACGGGTCACCGCGCCGTAGAGGCTGGCCATCGGTTCGTCGGTCACGACCACCGCCGGCGCGGTGGCCGAGCCGAAGCCGTTGAACGCGGTCCGCATCGCCGAGCCGTAGGCGCCGAGCATGCCGATCTCGATATAGTCGCCGGCCTTGACGTCGCCCGGCAGGACGAAGGGGCCGGCCATCTGATCGAGATCGTCGCAGGTCGGGCCGTAGAAGCTGAACGGCATGTCGCGCGTATCGGACTCGGTCTCGCGAACGAGGCTGACCGGGAAGCGCCAGGCGATGTGCGCGGCGTCGAACAACGTCCCGTAGGCGCCGTCGTTGATGTAGAGTTCGTCGCCGCGGCGCTTCTCGACCCGCACCAGCACGGATGCATATTCGGCGCACAGCGCGCGGCCCGGCTCACACCACAGTTCGGCCGAGTAGCTGATCGGCAGCTTCTCGAACGCCTCGTGGATGACCGCGAAATAGGTCTCGAGCGGCGGGGGCTCCATCCCCGGATAGGAGGAGGGGAAGCCGCCGCCGACGTCGACGATGTCGACGGTGACCGCCGCCTCGACGATCGCGTCGCGGACGCGCGCCATCGCCTCGGCATAGGCCGCCGGGGTCATCGCCTGGCTGCCGACGTGGAAGCACAGGCCGAGCGCGTCGGCGGCCTGGCGGGCCGCCATCAGCAGCGCCTTCTGCTCGTCGGGCGCGGCGCCGAACTTGGACGCCAGGCTCAGCTTGGCATGCTCGCTCGACACCCGCAGGCGGACCAGCAGGTTCAAGTCGGTGGCGGCAACGCCCTCGGTCGAGGTCGCCGCGACGATCTTGTCGAGCTCCTCCATCGAATCGAGGCTGAAGGTCTTCACGCCGTGCTGGAAATAGGCCTCGGCGATCGCTTCCTCGGCCTTGACCGGGTGCATGAAGCACAGGGTCGCGTTCGGCAGGGTGCCGGCGACCAGGCGCACCTCACCGATCGAGGCCACGTCGTAATGCGTGACCCCGCCGTCCCACAGCACCTGCAAGAGGTCTGGGGAGGGGTTGGCCTTGACCGCATAGAGCGACCGGCCCGGAAACTTCTCCACGAAGAAGCGGGCGGCACGGCGAGCGGCATGCGGACGGAGAAGCGTGACCGGCTGCACCGGCTTCGACTTCGCGATCTCGGCCGCGCCGGAAACGACGGCGGGGCCAAACGGGGCGGACGCTAGCCCCAGCGCGCGATGATGCTTGTGCAACTCAAGGGACCTCCAAATGCCTCGCGGCAATCATTGACGAAAAGCTGCCTTGCGGTTGGAAGTCCCATGGGGCAGCGGAGGCGCGATATATGGAGGGGGGTCCCTTAACGCAACATTTTTGTCGCATGGTTTTCGGACCCGCGGCACCGCTCGTCGCAACTGCGCCACACCCCGTCCAAGCCGCTGACAAGCATAAGGAATTTCACAAGTCGTGACTCTCGACCATGACTCGATTGTGGCAGCCGCCGAGCGCATCGCTGGGCTGGTCGAGCGCACGCCGCTCATCGAAGCGAATCTGCCGGGCGGGCGGGTGTGGCTCAAGGCCGAGTGCCGGCAGACCGGGGGCAGCTTCAAGCTGCGCGGGGCGACCAACCGGTTGCTCCAGCTGAGCCAGGCCGAGCGGCGCGCCGGGGTGGTGGCTTTCTCCTCGGGCAATCATGCGCAGGGCGTGGCGATCGCGGCCGCACGGCTGGGCATCCCGGCGACGATTGTGATGCCGGCCGACGCGCCAGCGCTGAAGGTGGCGGGGACGCGCGCTGAGGGGGCGGAGATCGTCTTCTACGACCGCGGACACGAGGATCGCGTCGCCATCGCCGAGAAGCTGGCGGCGGAGCGGGGCGCGGTGGTGGTGCCGAGCTTCGACGATTACGCCATCGTTGCGGGCCAAGGGACGGCGGGGCTCGAGACCGTCGCGCAATGCCCCGAGCCGGTGCGGCGGATCCTCGTCTGCACCGGGGGCGGGGGGCTGGCGGCGGGGATCGCGCTGGCGGTGCCGGAAGCCGACATCATCTGCGTCGAGCCCGCGGGGTGGGACGACATGGGGCGGTCGCTTGGCGCTGGGCGAATCGAGCCAGTCGGCCCGAACCCGCCGCCGACGCTTTGCGACGCGCTGCAGACGCCGCTGGTGTCGCCGATCACCTTCGGCGTGCTGGCAGAGCGCGGGGCGCGGGGAGTGTCTGTCAGCGAGGACGAAGTGAAGGCGGCGGTGCGCTGGGCGTGGCGCGCGCTTGGGCTGGTGGTCGAGCCTGGCGGGGCGGTGGCGCTGGCGGCATTGCTGGCGGGCAAGGTGGCGGTCGAGCCGGGGACAGTGGCGACGCTATCGGGCGGGAATATCGATCCCGCGCTGCATGAGAAGATCGTCGGGGAGGGCCGCTCGTCCTGAGCGGAAGCCCGCAGGGCTGAAGTCGAAGGGCGCCCTTCGACTGCGCTACGCTCCGCTCAGGACGAGCGGAGGGACGCTTAGGCGACGGCGGTCCGATATTCGCCGGGATCGACCTGCGAAGGCGAGTTGCGCTCGACGGTGCGGGTCAGCTCTTCGAGCTCGGCAGCGAGAATCTGCAGTTCGGCGGCGAGTGCCTTGGGATCGACCTCGGCGAGATTCTCGGAAGCGTCGAGGAGCGTGTCGAGCATCATCGCGATGCACGGCAGGATCGTCTCCTCGATCCGGTCGAACGCCTCGGTCAGGCGGTCCTGCTGTTCGCGCACGTTCATGAAGCTGCTAGCTAGCGCGGCGAAGTTAAGAAACTGCCAAGGAGCGGACGAGTGAGCGGAGTGGTGGCGGCGATCTTTTCGGTGGCAGTGATCGCCGCCTTCACCCTGCTTGGCTTCGGGGTCCGCTTCGCGCTTCAGCCCGCGACCCGCAAGAACGGCGCGCTGATGATCGTGGCGGGGGTGGTAATCCTCGCCAACGTGCTGATCTGGACGGTGTGAGCGCCTAGCGGCGGCCGACCGGCGCCTTGGGAAGGGGCTGGGCGAGCCGCATGTCGACGTAGTCCTCGACGATCTTCATGAGGAGGTCGAGCTCGTTGGCGAAGAAGTGGTTGGCGCCGGGGATCGTCTCGTGGGCGATGGTGATGTGGCGCTGGGTCCGGAGCTTGTCGACCAGCTTCTGCACCGCCGCCGGTGTGACCACCTCGTCGGCCTCGCCCTGGACGATGATGCCCGAGGAGGGGCAGGGGGCGAGGAAGCTGAAGTCGTACATGTTGGCCGGCGGGGCGATCGAGATGAAGCCCTTGATCTCGGGACGCCGCATGAGGAGCTGCATCCCGATCCAGGCGCCGAAGCTGACCCCGGCGACCCAGGTCTGCTCGGCCTCGGGATGGATCTGCTGGACCCAGTCGAGCGCGCTCGCCGCGTCGGACAGTTCGCCAACGCCATTGTCGAACACGCCCTGGCTCTTGCCGACCCCGCGGAAGTTGAACCGCAGGGTGGCGAAGCCGCGCTTGACGAACGCCTGGTACAGGAGCTGCACCAGCTTGTTGTTCATCGTGCCGCCCGCCTGCGGGTGGCTGTGGAGGATCAGCGCGACCGGCGCGCGCGGGCGCACCCCGGGGTGAAAGCGGCCTTCGAGACGGCCCTCGGGCCCGGGAAAGATAACTTCGGGCATGACCCTCTGGATGTGTAAGGTGTGACTTGAAAGTGGCCGCGCCTATATAGGGTCGGTTCATCAACAGGCAATCGGCGGCTGCTCGCACGCGCTCATGGGCTCCACGCATATCTATCTCGACCATGCCGCGACGACGCCGGTGGTGGCGCCGGCGCGGGCGGCGATGGCCGATGCGTTGGCTGAGTGGGCCAATCCGTCGAGCCCGCACGCCGCGGGGCGCGCCGCCAAGGGCCGGCTCGAGCGGGCCCGTGCGAGCATCGCCGAGGCGCTCGGCTGGCGGCATGACGTCATCTTCACGAGCGGCGCGAGCGAGGCGCTGGCGATCGCCGGGGCGCGGGCGCTGCGTCCGGGGCGCTGGCACGGCGCGACCGAGCATGAGGCGGTGCCCGCCGCGATGGGCGCGGGCAGCCGGGTGCTTCCGGTCGGCGCCGACGGTCTGGTCGACGAGGCCGCGCTCGACGCCGCACTGGCCGAAGGGCCGGGGCTAGTCGCCATCCAGCAGGTCAATAACGAGACCGGGGTGATCCAGCCGTTGGACCGGCTCGCCGAGCGGATCCGCGCGGCGGGCTCGCTGCTCCTCGCCGATTGTGCGCAGGGGGCGGGCAAGCTGCTGCTGCCCGACGCGGACTTCATCGCGGTGTCGGCGCACAAGCTCGGCGGCCCGCCGGGAGTGGGGGCGTTGCTGGTCAAGGACTTAGGGATGCTCGCTGCGACGGGTGGGCAGGAGAAGGGCTATCGGCGGGGGACGCATAACCTGCCCGCCATCGCCGGTTTCGCCGCGGCGCTGGGCTCGGGCGCGTTCGCCGAGGCGATGCCGCGGCTGGCCGAGCTGCGCGCACGGCTCGAAGCGGCGCTGCCGGCGACGGTGATCGCCGCCGAGGCGCCGCGCAGCCCGGCGATCGGCGCCTATGCGGTCAAGGGGGTGAGCAGCGCGGCGCTGCTGGTCCAGCTCGACCTCGCCGGGTTCGCGGTCAGCGCGGGGAGCGCCTGCTCCTCGGGCTCGATGAAGCGCAGCCACGTGCTGGGCGCGATGGGGGTGGCGGGGGAGCTCGCCGACCGGGTGGTGCGGATCAGCTTCGGGCCCGAAACGACGGCGGCGGAGGTCGACGCGGTCGCCGCGGCGATCGCGCGCATCGCCGAGCGCGCCCGCGCCGCATGATCTACCTCGACTATCAGGCGACCACCCCGCTCGCGCCCGAGGTCAAGGCGGCAATGCTGCCGTGGCTCGACCATTATGCCAATCCGCACAGTCCCAGCCGTGCAGGCCGCGAAGCCGCAGCCGCAATCGAGCATGCGCGGGGGCAGGTTGCCGCGGCGCTTCCAGAGGGTGGTGACGTCATCTTCACTTCGGGGGCGACCGAGGCGCTCAATCTCGCGCTGCGCGGAGTGGGGACGCCGGGCCGCGACGAAATCGTCACGGTGGTGACCGAGCACGCTGCGGTGCTCGACACCTGCGACTGGCTGGAGGGGCAAGGACGGGCGGTCGTCCGCTTGCCGGTCGGCGCCGACGGGCTGCTTGACCTCGGTACGCTGCGGGCGGCGATGAGCGAGCGAACCGCCTTGGTCGCGGTCATGCTGGTCAACAATGAGATCGGGGTGATCCAGCCCATCGCCGAGATCGCCGCTATCGCGCATGAGGCGGGCGCCTTGATGCTGTGCGACGCAGTGCAGGGATTCGGGCGGATGGCGGTGCCCGATGGGCCCGACCTCATCGCGGTCAGCGGGCATAAGGTGCACGGCCCCAAGGGCGTGGGCGCCTTGTGGGTGCGGGCGGGAATCGATGTCGAGCCGCTGCTTCACGGTGGCGGGCAGGAGCGGGGGCTGCGCTCGGGGACGCTGTCGCCGATGCTGTGCGTGGGCTTCGGCGCGGCGGCGGCGCTGGCGGTCGAGCGGCGCGAGGCCGACGCGGCGCATGTCGAGCGGCTGTGGGCGGTGGCGCTCGACGCGCTCGGTCCGGGCTGGACCGTCAACGGCAGCACCGAGCAGCGCTATCGCGGCAACCTCAACCTGCGCGGCGACGGGCTCGACGCGGCGCGGCTGATCGGCGAGCTGCGCGACATTTCCTTCAGCCTCGGCAGCGCCTGCGCGAGCGGCTCGGGGCGGCCGAGCCACGTGCTGCGCGCGCTGGGGCTGAGCGATGCCGAGGCGCGCTCGTCGATCCGGCTTGGCTTCGGGCGCTATACGACCGAGGGCGAGTTGGCCGAGGCCTGCGGCCGGATCGCCGCGGCGGCCGAGGCGCAGCGCCGCTGGGTCGCATGACCCTGGTCACCTTCCTTCGGCCCGACGGCAGCGTCGATCGTGCGGTCGAAGCGCCGGCGGACGCGCGGTTGCTTGACGTCGCGCAGGCCGCCGGCCAGCCGCTCGAGGGCACCTGCCACGGGGCGATGAGCTGCTCGACCTGCCACGTCATAGTCGCGCCAGACGACTTCGCCCGGTTGAAACCGGCGAGCGAGGAGGAAGAGGATCTGCTCGACTTCGCATTTGCGGTCGAGCGAACTAGCCGGCTTGCGTGCCAAGTGGTGCTGTCGGCGGGACTGGAGACGCTGACGGTGCGGATGCCGGGGTGACGTGGTGACGTCACCGGAGGTCGTCACCCTGAACTTGTTTCAGGGTCCATTTTGTCGGCGACGGCGCGGGTGACGGGATGGATGCTGAAACGAGTTCAGCATGACGGGGGAAGAAGGGGAAGAGGGCGCGGAGTGAATCCGCGCCGTCGGTCGTGTCCGCTTCGCGGCACGCCGGCTGTGCTGGCATGTCTCAGCGCCAGCTCGCGCTGCCGCTGTGCATGCGGCGCAGGTGGGAGCCGGAACGACCCGGGACGAAATCGTTGTGGCTGCTTCCTTCCGGACCTGACCAGGTTGGCGACAATCCCGTCCGCCCGACTCCCGGGCGGCCATATGGTCGAAGCATCGCGGTCTGACAAGGAGTGGGCGAACGCATGACAGCCGCCCCCGCGCCCCCTACATCTTGACCCAATGACCGACGAATCGCCCGCTGACGAACCCGGCCTCGGCCTCGACCTGCCCGCGCAGCCGCTCGAGAAAAGTGCGGCGGCCTCGCCCTATCGGGTGCTCGCCCGCAAATACCGCCCGCAGAGCTTCGCCGAGCTGATCGGGCAGGAGGCGATGGTAACCACC
The Sphingomonas ginsengisoli An et al. 2013 genome window above contains:
- a CDS encoding 1,9-bis(guanidino)-5-aza-nonane synthase; the encoded protein is MNTETKINDTRKAELLSSTVEHIDITKFDARPIVDAMGKMSFTSRDLSRATGIYNQMLADPDCSVILVIAGSTSAGGCMDLYAELVRSNMVDAIVATGASIVDMDFFEALGHKHYQALEIPDDDTLRSLYIDRIYDTYIDETQLQDCDFTIGRIADALDPKPYSSRAFIREMGKWLSEGNAKKQGSLVQLAYEHDVPIFCPAFVDSSAGFGLVKHQVDRMKEGKPYMVLDAIADFRELTDIKIKAGTTGLLMIGGGVPKNFTQDTVVCAEILGHDDVEVHKYAVQITVADVRDGACSSSTLQEAASWGKVSTALEQMVFAEATSVLPLLASDAYHRGHWKTRAKRAFAKLFD
- a CDS encoding type III PLP-dependent enzyme; translated protein: MHKHHRALGLASAPFGPAVVSGAAEIAKSKPVQPVTLLRPHAARRAARFFVEKFPGRSLYAVKANPSPDLLQVLWDGGVTHYDVASIGEVRLVAGTLPNATLCFMHPVKAEEAIAEAYFQHGVKTFSLDSMEELDKIVAATSTEGVAATDLNLLVRLRVSSEHAKLSLASKFGAAPDEQKALLMAARQAADALGLCFHVGSQAMTPAAYAEAMARVRDAIVEAAVTVDIVDVGGGFPSSYPGMEPPPLETYFAVIHEAFEKLPISYSAELWCEPGRALCAEYASVLVRVEKRRGDELYINDGAYGTLFDAAHIAWRFPVSLVRETESDTRDMPFSFYGPTCDDLDQMAGPFVLPGDVKAGDYIEIGMLGAYGSAMRTAFNGFGSATAPAVVVTDEPMASLYGAVTREDQRSNVVTL
- a CDS encoding threonine ammonia-lyase; protein product: MTLDHDSIVAAAERIAGLVERTPLIEANLPGGRVWLKAECRQTGGSFKLRGATNRLLQLSQAERRAGVVAFSSGNHAQGVAIAAARLGIPATIVMPADAPALKVAGTRAEGAEIVFYDRGHEDRVAIAEKLAAERGAVVVPSFDDYAIVAGQGTAGLETVAQCPEPVRRILVCTGGGGLAAGIALAVPEADIICVEPAGWDDMGRSLGAGRIEPVGPNPPPTLCDALQTPLVSPITFGVLAERGARGVSVSEDEVKAAVRWAWRALGLVVEPGGAVALAALLAGKVAVEPGTVATLSGGNIDPALHEKIVGEGRSS
- a CDS encoding alpha/beta hydrolase; this encodes MPEVIFPGPEGRLEGRFHPGVRPRAPVALILHSHPQAGGTMNNKLVQLLYQAFVKRGFATLRFNFRGVGKSQGVFDNGVGELSDAASALDWVQQIHPEAEQTWVAGVSFGAWIGMQLLMRRPEIKGFISIAPPANMYDFSFLAPCPSSGIIVQGEADEVVTPAAVQKLVDKLRTQRHITIAHETIPGANHFFANELDLLMKIVEDYVDMRLAQPLPKAPVGRR
- a CDS encoding cysteine desulfurase family protein; the encoded protein is MGSTHIYLDHAATTPVVAPARAAMADALAEWANPSSPHAAGRAAKGRLERARASIAEALGWRHDVIFTSGASEALAIAGARALRPGRWHGATEHEAVPAAMGAGSRVLPVGADGLVDEAALDAALAEGPGLVAIQQVNNETGVIQPLDRLAERIRAAGSLLLADCAQGAGKLLLPDADFIAVSAHKLGGPPGVGALLVKDLGMLAATGGQEKGYRRGTHNLPAIAGFAAALGSGAFAEAMPRLAELRARLEAALPATVIAAEAPRSPAIGAYAVKGVSSAALLVQLDLAGFAVSAGSACSSGSMKRSHVLGAMGVAGELADRVVRISFGPETTAAEVDAVAAAIARIAERARAA
- a CDS encoding cysteine desulfurase family protein — translated: MIYLDYQATTPLAPEVKAAMLPWLDHYANPHSPSRAGREAAAAIEHARGQVAAALPEGGDVIFTSGATEALNLALRGVGTPGRDEIVTVVTEHAAVLDTCDWLEGQGRAVVRLPVGADGLLDLGTLRAAMSERTALVAVMLVNNEIGVIQPIAEIAAIAHEAGALMLCDAVQGFGRMAVPDGPDLIAVSGHKVHGPKGVGALWVRAGIDVEPLLHGGGQERGLRSGTLSPMLCVGFGAAAALAVERREADAAHVERLWAVALDALGPGWTVNGSTEQRYRGNLNLRGDGLDAARLIGELRDISFSLGSACASGSGRPSHVLRALGLSDAEARSSIRLGFGRYTTEGELAEACGRIAAAAEAQRRWVA
- a CDS encoding 2Fe-2S iron-sulfur cluster-binding protein, which produces MTLVTFLRPDGSVDRAVEAPADARLLDVAQAAGQPLEGTCHGAMSCSTCHVIVAPDDFARLKPASEEEEDLLDFAFAVERTSRLACQVVLSAGLETLTVRMPG